One genomic window of Methanosarcina acetivorans C2A includes the following:
- the argH gene encoding argininosuccinate lyase — protein sequence MSNILRRGRLEAAPDEEILRYASSMETDRWIFSADIAVDLAHTVMLKEQGIISAEDCSKILAGLLKIREEGMEKLDFSYEDIHISLESRLIDMVGEDVGGRMHSGRSRNDEVATCIRLTLREELLGLLEEIFALRKTLVSLAEKHTETLMPGFTHLQHAQPTTLAHHLCAHEAALGRDFDRVQDAFSRVNLCPLGAAAFASTGFNLNRKRTQELLGFEGLLENSMDAVSSRDFLIECASVFSNLMINLSRMAEELVIWSSSEFNFIELDDTYASTSSIMPQKKNPDTAELMRGKTGVAVGALMSLLTICKGLPLSYNRDLQEATPNIWRSVETVRASVRVMEGMVRTMKIHPEVLSAQSVTGFTTATELADTFVREAGIPFRTAHQIVGMLAREGEKPTIEKIDSVAEIVLGESLSSRGLTEKMIKEALNPVSNIKRRKIEGGPAPEEMQHYIGRQQTELELNEQEIATIKDSIDSAFEALLEVVDEYRKV from the coding sequence ATGAGCAACATTTTACGCAGAGGAAGGCTGGAAGCAGCCCCGGACGAGGAAATTTTACGTTACGCCTCTTCAATGGAGACCGACAGGTGGATTTTTAGTGCTGACATAGCAGTGGACCTTGCTCACACAGTAATGTTAAAAGAACAGGGTATTATAAGTGCGGAGGACTGCAGTAAAATCCTCGCAGGGCTTTTGAAAATCCGGGAAGAAGGAATGGAAAAGCTCGACTTCAGCTATGAAGACATCCATATATCCCTTGAATCCAGGCTCATCGACATGGTTGGAGAAGATGTGGGAGGCAGGATGCACTCCGGGCGCTCAAGAAACGATGAGGTTGCAACCTGCATCAGGCTGACCCTGAGAGAAGAACTTCTCGGCCTGCTCGAAGAGATCTTTGCCCTCAGAAAAACCCTTGTTTCTTTGGCAGAAAAACATACAGAAACCCTCATGCCCGGTTTCACCCACCTTCAGCACGCCCAGCCGACCACCCTCGCCCACCACCTCTGTGCCCACGAAGCGGCACTAGGCAGGGACTTTGACAGGGTGCAGGACGCCTTTTCCAGGGTAAACCTCTGCCCGCTCGGAGCTGCTGCATTTGCCTCTACCGGTTTTAACCTCAACAGGAAACGGACTCAGGAACTTCTGGGCTTCGAAGGCTTGCTGGAAAATTCGATGGACGCGGTCAGCAGCCGGGATTTCCTTATCGAATGTGCCTCGGTCTTTTCAAACCTCATGATAAACCTGAGCCGGATGGCTGAAGAACTTGTAATCTGGTCTTCGTCCGAGTTCAATTTCATCGAGCTGGACGATACATACGCCTCCACCTCCTCGATTATGCCCCAGAAGAAAAACCCGGATACTGCCGAATTAATGCGCGGAAAAACAGGAGTTGCCGTGGGAGCCCTTATGTCCCTCCTTACGATCTGTAAAGGCCTGCCCCTGAGTTATAACCGCGACCTGCAGGAAGCAACGCCCAACATCTGGCGTTCAGTAGAGACCGTAAGGGCATCGGTCAGGGTAATGGAAGGAATGGTAAGGACCATGAAAATCCATCCGGAAGTGCTTTCAGCCCAGTCCGTAACAGGCTTTACAACAGCAACCGAGCTTGCGGATACCTTTGTCCGGGAGGCAGGGATTCCCTTCAGGACTGCCCACCAGATTGTCGGGATGCTTGCACGGGAAGGGGAAAAACCTACAATCGAAAAAATTGACTCTGTAGCCGAAATAGTGCTCGGAGAATCACTTTCAAGCAGGGGCCTGACGGAAAAGATGATAAAGGAAGCTCTTAACCCGGTCTCCAACATAAAGAGAAGAAAGATTGAGGGAGGACCTGCCCCGGAAGAAATGCAGCATTATATCGGAAGGCAGCAGACCGAACTTGAACTGAACGAGCAGGAGATTGCAACCATCAAAGATTCGATTGACTCCGCTTTTGAAGCCCTGCTTGAAGTCGTCGACGAATACAGGAAAGTATGA
- a CDS encoding class I SAM-dependent methyltransferase, giving the protein MSVISKYNRIAAIYDLMELPMEFFLYGRWREETLSDLQGRVLEVGVGTGRNLKYYSSGSSVTGIDVSEGMLEKARKKAEGMKNVNLLLMDAEHLEFSDKTFDYVITTFVLCSIPDPVKALKEMRRVLKPSGELIAIEHMRSSNNLISIFETLINPIMFSIIGDEVTRDTVGNIRKAGFIIKEEKNLAFKDVFKKIRVSP; this is encoded by the coding sequence ATGTCCGTAATCTCAAAGTACAACAGAATCGCAGCCATTTATGACCTGATGGAATTACCTATGGAGTTTTTCTTATACGGGAGGTGGAGAGAGGAAACGCTTTCAGACCTGCAAGGCAGAGTTCTGGAAGTCGGAGTGGGAACCGGAAGGAATCTGAAATACTACTCTTCGGGCTCTTCGGTAACAGGAATCGATGTCAGTGAAGGTATGCTTGAAAAGGCACGAAAAAAAGCGGAAGGCATGAAAAATGTAAATCTTCTCCTTATGGATGCGGAGCACCTGGAGTTTTCGGATAAGACCTTTGATTATGTCATTACAACCTTTGTCCTCTGTTCAATCCCCGATCCCGTGAAGGCTCTAAAAGAAATGAGGCGCGTTCTGAAACCCTCAGGGGAGTTGATCGCCATTGAACACATGCGCAGCAGTAACAATCTTATTTCCATATTTGAAACTTTAATCAATCCGATTATGTTTTCCATTATCGGAGATGAGGTGACCAGGGATACTGTGGGAAACATAAGAAAGGCTGGATTCATTATCAAAGAAGAAAAGAATCTGGCTTTTAAAGATGTTTTCAAAAAAATCCGGGTAAGCCCATAA
- a CDS encoding class I SAM-dependent methyltransferase translates to MSTNPKMSAASKYDRISPIYELIDLPLELPFFRKWRKEALSGLSGKVLEVGMGGGRNLKYYSSTAQITGIDNSEGMLEKARKKAREMKNVNLLIMDAEHLEFPDRSFDYVITTFVLCTIPDPVKALKEMRRVLKPSDEADSP, encoded by the coding sequence ATGTCTACAAACCCAAAGATGTCCGCAGCCTCAAAGTACGATCGGATATCTCCAATTTATGAGCTGATAGACTTACCTCTGGAACTCCCCTTTTTCCGGAAGTGGAGAAAAGAAGCACTTTCAGGCCTGAGCGGAAAAGTTCTGGAAGTCGGAATGGGGGGTGGAAGGAATCTGAAATACTACTCTTCGACAGCTCAGATTACAGGAATTGACAACAGTGAAGGTATGCTCGAAAAAGCCCGCAAGAAAGCCAGGGAAATGAAAAACGTCAATCTTCTCATTATGGACGCAGAGCACCTTGAATTTCCGGACCGGAGTTTCGATTATGTGATTACGACTTTTGTCCTCTGTACAATCCCTGATCCTGTAAAAGCTCTCAAGGAAATGAGGCGTGTCCTGAAACCTTCCGATGAAGCTGATAGCCCT